GTCCACCCTTGCTACTCGGTCTTCCTTCCAGCCTGCCGACGAGAGACGAGGGGGGCGTGACATAACCCtgaccccgcccccgcccgcttGGCTGCTGGGACTTGGTCGCCATGACGACGGACTGTACACTACCATAGCTCCCTAGGTAGCGGGTACTGGCTGCCCTGCTGCTGTAGGATCATGGCCTCCCTGAAGCCACAGCAGCTCAGCTTCACGACCACATCGAGGTAGGCGCTGGCCGGACTGAAGGCGGAGAGGAGGGCTTGGTACTTCCAGAAAGAGAAATGGTACCTGATTCGCAGTTCTGCACCTCCTGCCTCTGTCCATTCGTCAGGGGCTCCAGCCCTGCGGGGTCATTGGTGCCGAAACAGAATCCCAGATGACTTCTCCACCCAGGGAGGACGTTACATTCTAGTGCAAGGGCAGGCGCACTTTTTCATTATTAACAGCCAGCCTGTTTGTATTGAGCGTGTAATTATGTGCCAATTGCTTTATATAAcacatttaaccctcacaacaactctatgaggtagtaatatcaccattttacaaatgaagaaatagaagCCTGGAGCCATCGTATTTTACACATGTTTATACGTGttggaactgggatttgaacccagccaTGTGAGACTCCTTAACCTAAGCTCTTAGCCACAAGCATACACGGCCTCTTCACCCACTTTGTTTTTGACAAAGAAGCATCTCCAAGCAGCCCAGGCACACCCCACGGCTCAAAGTAGGTCCTGCCTGTATTCAGGGGTGAAGCAAATATGATTACAGGCTCTATTAGCCAGGAAAGCCACAAAGTatacatattaaaacaaaaattttggcTAAATACTTTCCAGCTCTGGGAGTTCAGAGAAGGCCCTTTAagttctgggcctctgtttccatATCTCAAACACAAACCTCACCTCACATTGTTGGGAATATTCAGGCGACATATATGAAGCTCTCATGACAGTTCTTGCATGTAACAGGTGTTCAGTAAGTGTTTCAAGttgttcctgggttcaatccccagtacctccattaataaataaaaataaataaacccaactacccccccaaaagaacaaaataaccCTTGATATTCACCTAAACTCTAATTCCCCAGGATCTGCTGCCTTGACTGAGAATGCCCACAAAAATCAGCAAATTAAATGCCAGCTTGATTATTTTATCCAGAGCTAAAATTAATCTACAAAACTCAGACAGCAGTCTTGAGAAAGAGTGTTGTTACCCAACACAGGAATGATTTAGGAAATTACAGTCATGTTTGAAAGGGATGTGAAAAAGACTCAGAAAGAGAATCCTCATGTATTTTAAGAAGGAAGCACAggaggggaggatgtagctcatgtgctagagcacatgcttagcatgtacaaggtcctgggttcaatccccagtaactcctctaaaaataaataaacctaattacctccccccaaaattaattttaaaaaagagtaagaagtttaaaaaaattaagaaagaagcaTAATGTAAGTAAAAAGCATAATGTAATTGCTGAAGCTGAATTTGGTGGCAGTACAAAACATCATTCCTGCCCATATTCTTCATTCACCATTATTTAGTGATGTATAGTACACTGGGCCAAGCTCACTGCTTCCCTTAGAGGCATAGTATGCAtgtcctcctccagctcctcttaGAGCAGGACCAGGATGATGAAGGATATTTCAGCACGATACATATGTCAGAAGGACCCTCCAAAAGGGAACTTTGAATTGTGCATTTTCCTGGGGCAGGTTTCTCCTCCCCACTGGCTTTCTCCTTTCAACCTCACATTCCTGGCACAGTAGGTCTGTGGATGGAACTCAGCATCTTGACTTCACTCAGTACCAGGACATACCCGTCAAACCCACTGCCTGCCATCAGTTAAATAACTGACTTTTCTCCACCTTTGAAGTAGAAATATAGATACCTGCTTTCCATTCCTCTCTGAGAATTGgtgtaatataattaatataatactAAAGAAGCCTCCTACGCTTTTTAGATAAGTATATAGACACTACCAgttattcttaaaattattatttaggaCTCTCCTTTGACACTTAAAACTAACATGTTACCTACTGAGATTTTCCACTTAACAATTTCTCAGGATTTGTAGATTTCTCCATAGTTTTCTTGTTTACCTTGCCTCATGTAGTAGTCCCAGCAGGAGCAAAAAGAATAGTTTGGAAAATTGACTGGTCTTGACAGGAAGGTATAATTTAACCCAGTGAGCAGATAGATTGATCTGTTGCATCCTGTCTCAAACCCATGATGAACGTCTGGGCAAAAAATGTCTGGTTTTCCACACCAGCTACTTATGTGACATGGTTTGCTCACATTTGTTCGATTCAGAGACAACCGAGGACTGGAGTTTGGGGTATCACTGCTCCATGAAGTAGGACTGAGGAATCCTGCAGGACAGGGTTTCCCAACTGGGTTCATGTTCCTGCTCTCACCTTCCCTGGAGTTTGGGTAGTCCTAGTCTCACTTTTATGGACAAAGACATTTGAGGCTCAGGAGGTTAAAcaacatgcccaaggtcaccagCTAGCAAAAGGAATGAAGACACAAGTCTGCCTGACAGCATAAATCACCCCTACCCACCCCTGCCAAGGATTGCTgggattatttcttccttttgttccACTGGGGTCTGCCTGCCCACATGCAGCCCGCCCTTTTGACCCCCAAATGCCCTCCTAGCTTGAGCAAGGATGGCTCTCCCAAGAAGCCAAGGAGTTAAAGACCTCCTTATGATCCACTTTTCTCTCATCCTGCTGTCATAATTAACAACTCTGCAGCTCCTTGCAGTTTACAGGCTGTTTTTACTTGTCTCTTTTACTCTTATTTAAACTTCACAATAGCTTTGTGAGATAGAAAAAGCAAGAATTGACTCCATTTCCTTATGAGGAAACTAGACTGAGAGAAGtcaaatgatttgcccaagagGGTTCCTATTGGAACCACAGGTGTCAGCCTCTGGGCCCTATCAGCCAGTGAGTAGAGGGTCGAGACTCTCACCCTAGCTCTTGGACCCCAGACCCTGTGCTTCTTGTCCTACAGCGCCTGCCTTCACACCTGACTGGTATCACAACCCCAGAATGTGCCAGTCACATACATGAAACTGACATCACAGCCACAGCTGAACACTGAATGGAAGTGTAGACCCACAGGGTTCTCTGGGTGCGTGGTGAGGGTGTCCCACCACTACAAGAGTTGGTGAGACTCTGGTGATGGGGAGAAGGTTTCTGGGAATGAAGAAAAATGGTTTGAGCTCAGAGCCAGGAGCTTGTTGGCAGCATCTCTGGGAATATGGAGGCAGCACTGGGAAGACACAAAGCCTGGCTCTGAGGGGAAAGGAGGCCATGTCTTGTGGATCTGGGAAGGGTGGAAGTGCTCTCCCCACTCAGGACTCTGTCACCCAccacttccttcctctttcctgtgCAGAACACACCTGCGGCCTTTAGGAGTGACCATAGATGATTCTCTCCTCACAGAAACCAAGAGTACTCAGAAACGCAAGCTTTCTCAAAAACGGAAGACACTGGTTAGTGGCAATGTTTTGTTGGAACCCTCAGATTTGGTCCACAGATCCTTTCTGCCTCACTATCTGCAGCCCCAAAAGCATCATCCACCTGAAACATGCCCCACCAAGTGGCTTCTCCCCAGTCAGCGGAGTGTAGCTCAGAGGCTACAGGTGCTGGGGTGAGAGTGTGCACACTTGCCACATCTCACCTAAGAAGCCTTCCCAGACCTCCCCTAGCAGTAAGGGACTCAGCCCCTGCCCACTAATAACCTACCCCTGCAACGCAGCATTCTGGAGTGGACATTTCTTCATCcagcctgccatgtgccaggcactgtgctaggtgctaggATGGTTCCACCAGATCTTCCATGGTCCTTCAGAGCTATATGACTGTATCTTTTTGTCTTTACAGCCATAGTGCCTGATGTGGTACTTGAGTGGCTGGCATATGTTCACCATAAATGCTGTGAGTAGGTGTGTGAGCACAGCAGTAAAGGATGTTCCTCCATTGTGTTGTTGGCCCTGCATTAGAAGTAGAGACTCTTTACCAGCCTTAGGACAGGTTGTCCCTCCATTCCTGttctttaaagtttttatataaaaaatcACACTGTCTTATTAAGTATTGAGGGGATTTTGTTGATATGatcatgattattattatttaatcagCAAGCAGCCACTGTTCAAATCTTACAGATGAAAAACCACATTTGAGCAAACTTATAACTCAGGCTCACAGTGGAGAACTGTGGGCTGTGGTGGTTTTCCTTATGTGAGTGTGCCTTGTGTGGAGGATTTGGGGATACATGGGCTACACACTTTGTAAGACTGACGACTTCCAAAATGGGGACCCTAACTTCAGGCAGGGTTAGTGTGGACTCTCTGTGGAGACCAAGCGCAGCCACGGTCCCACAAGACCCGATTACTTGAGGCGCCCACACCCCACCCTCCTCAGCTGCCATCTATCTAGTGGACTTGGAGCTGGGTTGTCACTCCCTTTCTTGAGCCCGGCAGCAGCGACACCGTTCTCAACCACCAGAGGGCGATGTTTCCCCCCCACCgtccccagcctcccccacccccagggccgcCCTTCCAGTTTTCACCTGCAGGGGAAAGCAGAGAGCCTGGAGCTCCCAGGAACAGCTCCTTCCAGCCACTGGCTTGTGGAGGTCTTAACAGCCATTAATAACCAGGCCAAGAAAGCAGCATATCCCTGGGAATCAAAGTACGGTGACCACGATTTCTCTTGGCAGAAATGACAAACAGAACACGAGGACTGGCCTTTTGAAATGTGAAAAACCTATCATTAATTCACCAGGGTTAAATGCTTGACAACTTCTCAGCTGTCTTCCAGGGTTACTTTGCCCTATTATAAAAATCACATACATTTTTGATAGTCTTTCAAAAAAACTTTTTCTGGCTTGATTTCTAAGTTTGGCTTCTctcattttgttctgtttatctatttctacttttatttcctattttaaaaatttttattattgatagttttttccttttcaagcAACAGAGACTTAAGGCTTTCTTTCCTAAGAgtgaaaggattttaaataattaaatacctTGTGAGTGTTTTTCTGATCATCTCCCAAACATTTTGAACATGTAACATTAACATTTCTATCAGCACGGTGTATTTTTACCATAAGTAATGGGTCAGGAAAAATACAACTTTAGTTTTAAATACCTATAAATGGTTAAGTGTTTTAGAGGTATATTTGTATTATTAGTTCTTATGTTCATTGCATTATATCAGCAAATGCAAGTTAgtttttccttgtgttttttatttttatttatttaatggaagtactggggattgaacccaggacctaatgcatgctaggcacacactctaccactgagctctaccctccctcctaaatcaatattcttttaaatttcaaagtaATATGTGCCTTgtaggaaattttgaaaaatgcacAATTAGAGAAAAATAAGCATCCATGGCCTTATTATTAGAGAATAATCATTGTTTATTCTTTGAGAATCTTATAGAGAATAATAATCATTGGATTAACCTTTTGGATTATTTcctccatcttttcattttacCTGGTTGTGCTTATTCCCTAATTTCAGGCTTTACTTAACCCTTACAGCTATAGCATTAGTATATTTCCATGTTAAGCCTCTTTGTAAACATTTCACAGCTGTATAACAATTTTCTTAGACACTTaggaattttctaattttttcacaGCCATAAGTAAGGCTTTGAGGACCACCCTTATGCATAAAGCTGCCATTCCATCTCTGTCCCCTCTGCACTGGCCAGcccagacagcccagactgtgcCTCATCCAGTCTGCTCTCCTTGGGCATGAGCCCCTGTTCATGGCTCTTCAGAACTCCTGCTGTTTCCCTGAGGTGTGGATGCTACCCAGGCAGTCTTTGTGCATCCCTCACTTTCCCTGACACATAATCCTCTCCCAGAGTGACCTCAGCCTCTCCCATGCAGTATTTCAAGCTTTATTGAAATCACTGACATCATCACTTCCTCCCCTAAGATGAGCAGTCTCCTCTGGCCCCCTCCATTCAGGGCCCCCAACCCTTGTGACCTCCATTGGCTTCAGTTACCACCTGCTGACTTGTGATTATCAATTCACTTGTCATCCCACTTCCAACATACCCAGCTTCTCTCATGTCCCAGAATCCAGTAGGGGCTGGCTTGTACCGTGGATCCAGAAACATTTGATGAACAAATTAATGACTGAATAGATGAACTCTAGAAATAGGCTTCACTGGGTAagcagtcatttttttctcttacatctTGAATATTTAATGCCAAGGTTAAAAAACAAGCTCATACATACTACTGCTTCTACCCGCTACCCCTGCTCAAGGTTCAAAATGAGATCCCACTGCTtctaccccctccccctcccccaggaggtAGAGCCCAGTCTCCTCCCAGGGTCCACAGCTCACCCTGCTGCACCTCGGCAGTCCAGTCTGTGTCAGTCCGGCTTGAGGCTGGGCCTGCcctcctccatctctgtctctctagcTGGACTGTGTTCTGAGGGCAAGAGATGGTCCCAATCGGTACTTATGTCAGTTTTCATAGCACAGATATTCAATACTCACCCACACctacagaaggggaaaaagagatCATCTTTACTGAGCTCTTAAAAGGTGCCCAAGTCTATGTAAACTACCCTTTATGCTTTCTCATTGCATCCTCACATCAATACACTGCAATGGGGACTACaaccatccccattttagagatacccatttctgagactcagagaagttaaccttgtggtcacacagctaataagggaGATCTGGGATTTAATCTAATCCCTCTCTAACTCTAGAGACCACAGTCTTAGTTATGAACCATATTGAGAAGTTGAGGGGGTAGAAAAAGGAGTGGAAGGAGAAGCCTGGAGAGGAGCATCAGGAAGTAGAGCAGCGTTGCCATGGTAACCCCACCTGTCCTTTCCTGTAGTCCGGTTCGTTTTCCACTGGCAGCCACCTGTCCCCATGGCCCACATATATCAGTGACCAGACCATTCTGCATAATCGAAAGCCCTGTTCAGATGACTACCGAAAGCGAGCGGGGTAAGCTAGGTTTAGCCCAGGGGTGGACGGATTGGGCCCAGAGACAGCATAGGGGTGTGTGCTACCCCTGACCCAGGGTGCAAGGGCCTGGCAGGATGCCCATCACATCTCAGCCCACAACCCCTGCAGTAGCTGGCAGCAGCAGCCCCTGGGCACTACCAAGCCAAGGTACCTGGAGCAACTAGAGAACTACCTACACAAGGAGCTCCTCCTGCTGGACCTGGGCACGGATTCTGCCcaagagctgaggctgcaggtcAGAGCCACAGAATAACTGTGGGGAGGGCGGGGGGAAGGCTGGGAGGAAACCTTACTCACCAAGACAGGGCACTTCAGACCTTCAGGAGAGACCAGCCTCTCCCAGCTCTTTTGGGCTCCCCTCCTGGTAAGAGAAACATATTCTATGACAAAGCCAGAGAACAGGCAAGGCTACctatatggaaacaaaactcTCCTGAAGCTTAGACTTTCTCACCTGAGTCAGGTGGCCTGGATACTGTCTCCAGTGCCTTCAGCTCTGTGATCCACAGCACCCACCTTGGGTCATTGGACATTAGTGAATGGAGCCTGAATCCTGGCAGTTGGGCAAGCAGGGGTCATACAATGTCCACCAGCCCAGTAACAATAGCCCCAAGCTTGAGGAACTTAGCCAGACACATAGAGAGAAATCTAGGCGTAACCTAGATTCTGGTGCATATTAGGGAGGGACTCATCCAATCTCTGCTCAGAGATGGCAACGGGGAATCTTTGACTTCGGACTTAGTCACTGACAGAAGCATTTGCTGAGCATTGTCTATGTTCCAGGACCTGGATGGGTCTCACGGGCTGAAGGAACCTCACCAACCAGGAAGCAGAAACTCAGAGAAGGCATCCAACTATGTAGTAGGGGAGCTAGGATTCAACCTCGGGGCTGATTCAGGAGCCTGTGCTCATTCCAGTACACAATGTTGCTTCCAAACGCTTCCTGTGTGTCCAAGTGGGACAGGAAACCACACCTCTACTTGGAGGCTGTAATGCAAGGCGAGAGCCTTCAATTTTCTCTGTCCCCACAGGGCTGTAAGATGGGGAGGGGTGCTGGTTAAGAGGCCAACTGAAGCACAGTGCATGGAGGAAGCTGGCTGCCTGGAGAGCCAGATAGGGGGCTCAGGCAGACTGACTGAAGTCATCTGCCAGGCCTCAGACACAGCACCAGGAGAGGTCTCCAGAGAGCAGGTGAGACAGAACTGCCCCTCAACTCTGTGGCTGTGACAGACCCAGATGTGCCTGGAGCATTTATTTGAATGTGAGTCACCTGGCAGCTTCATGTTAGAACATTTCTAAGCCAAGCAAAGGAGAACTTAGTTCCTACTGAGAGTGGTAGCTATAGGCCAGGAGGTGACAGTTTCCCTTTTCTTGCCAGCCTTACAGAGAGATCTTTGAATTCTTCATAGAGGACTTCAAAACATACAAGCCATTGCTCTCCTCCATCAAAAATGCATATGAGGTGatgctgggtaagactgcagcctcCCTGCCTGGGCCCAGCCTGGAAGAGGCAGAGGATCCTACTCTGCCTTTCTGGGGGTCtgcagcagggctggggcagctACAAACGGGGCTTTGAGGTCACCAAGCCCCACTCAGCCTTTTTGTTTACACTGTCCTGTCGTAAGGCACCCCAGGACAACTTACCACCTCCCATTCTTGAGAAGCATGATGGGGCAATATCAGTAGGAAATACAGCACCTTTTCTATTAAGAGTTAACCTAGAAGGGAGTGAGTACCTCTGTGAAGTGATGAGGAGGCTTCCCTCATCAGGCTTACCAGGTGCTGCACATGATGCAGCTGCAGAACTGAAGGCCATATGGGGAAAGGGTATAGGTGAGACCTCAGTCCTCATCTGGACTCTGTCCCAGGTTTAAAAGCAAGTGcagagctcacagtgaaaaaaaatgtgacaatgaatatatgtatgttcatgtataactgaaaaattgtgctctacactgcaatttgatacaacattgtaaaatgactataactcaaaaaaatttaaataaataaaataaaataaaaataaaagcaagtgcAGAAAGGCCTTAAGCAGGGACTGTGCTTTGAACAGCTATGCATAGACTCCTGGAGTTTGCAAGGGACATAGCCACTCACTGTGACCTCAGGATTAGAGTCTCCTGACAATTTATCCTCCATGGTCCTAAAGGGACTGTCCCACCTGTCCCTGCTTAGCCCACCAGAGGGAGAAGATTCGGGCTCTGGAGCCCCTGAAGGCCAAGCTTGTCACTGTGAATGAGGACTGCAATGAGAGGATCCTGGCCATGAGGGCTGAGGAGAGATACGAAATCTCCATGTTGAAGAAAGAGAAGATGAATTTGCTAAAACTCATTGACAAAAAGAATGAGGAGAAGATCTCATTGCAGAGTGAGGTGAATGAGAGTAATGTGGTAACCAACTCCCTGGatgcctgccacccccaccccaggggtgACCCCGAGGCCTCTGGCACTGAGTTGACCCCCTAGCTCTCTCcacccttctgcctggaatgacaTACTGAGCCCCCTCTCCACGTGCTGCTCTCATCTATGGCTCAGCACTGGCTCGGTGTGGCCCCAAATGCGAGCAGAGTCCTGCTCCTTGGCTGCCAGGCTTTCCCCACAGGAGAGAGCTTTGGCACTTTGCGGGACTCTGGAATGACCAGTCTCCTCCTTTGTTTACCTTTCATGTTCCCAGGCCCTGGGCCACCCAGGACCCCTCCATCCCCTGCAATGACTAGCTGCACACAGGGGTCCAGAGACAGCCCCTGACCACACAGCCACCTTCTCAACAGGTGACCAAACTGAGGAAGAACTTGGCTGAGGAGTACCTGCACTATCTCAGCGAGCGAGATGCCCGCAAGATCCTCATCGCAGACCTGAATGAGCTACGGTACCAGCGGGAAGATATGTCACTAGCTCAGtacccaggtaagcctgtggtgGGTTTCTCTCCCCTGAGGGAGCACTGGAGAGGAGTCCACTCAATCCCATTCACTCAGCTCTCCTAATATCTGCTCATTGCATGCCTATTCACCATGGGAGATGGCCCTGCTGCCCCCTGGGTCTGTGGATCTTCTGAGCTGGCCTGAGAGTCACAAACTTGTTTAAGAGGCAATTGCTGGCAGCTGAGGTAGCCTAGACTCCCTAAGAGCAGGACAGTCCTGGTACCCCACATCCTGGGCTTCTCTATTTGAGTCCTAACCCCTATGCTGGTAGCACCATGGAAAGGCACAGGGGTTCCCAACCTGGGAGAGCAGGAAGGCCTGGGACATGTCCTGAGGGACAGTCAACCCTGCCCTGGGCTACAGGCTCCAGAGCCAGGGTTACACGAGCTGGCGGGCCCCCTGGCAGGCATCTGGGGGGAGGACCCTGTGAAGTTAACAGTGGCTCTGAAGATGGCCCGGCAAGACCTGACCCGCATGCAGATGGAGCTCAACACCATGAAGGCCAACTTTGGAGATGTGGTGCCCAGGAGGGACTTTGAAATGCAGGAGAAGACCAACAAGGATCTGCAGGAGCAGGTGCTGGTGGGCAAGCAGGGTAGGGCAGGGTCATACAGGTGGGTAGTGAGGACTAATCACCTTGCCCACAGCTGGACAGCCTGAAAGATGACTATGAGGAGGTCCGTAAGGAGCACGAGATGCTGCTGCAGTTGCACATGAGCACACTGAGAGAGCGGGACCAGTTCTATGCTGAGCTGCAGGAGATCCAGCGCACCTCCACACCACGGCCTGACTGGTCCAAGTGCGAAGGTAATGCTGGCTGTTGGGGCCCCAGGGACTGCTCAGGGGCATGGTCTGGACTCCAGCTCCTTCTTCCTACCTGCAGATGTGGTGGCTGGGGGTCGAGATCGCTGGCATGTGCTGGCCGAAGGCAAGAACAGCGACCAGTTGGTTGACGTGCTCCTGGAGGAGATTGGCGAGGGGCTGCTCCGGGAGAAAGACTTCTTCCCTGGTTTGGTAGGGGAGTCCCTGGGCTCAAGAGGCTTGGGGCCAGAGTCAGAATAGCCAGGCCTTACTGCTGAGACTTGAGGTTATGCCAGAACTATCTGGGGCTCTGCCCTGCTTGAGGGTGGGGCTACAGGCAGGCCCAGAGATGAGCTGACACTCTTCCTTCCAGGGCTATGGTGAATCTATCCCTGCTTTCCTTCAGTTTGATGGCATTGTGGAGAACAAGAAGCCAACCAAGAAGGATGTGGTAAACATCCTCAAGGATGCCTGGAAGGAACGTATTGCTGAGGAGCAGGTCAGATTTCACCAGCCATTTTGGCCTGATGTGGCCCCCTGAGTCCTCCAGGGGGCCCCTCAAGGTGCtagggggcaggaaggagggccaACCAACTGTGGAGCAGACTGATCAAGCAGTCTTTCCCTAACGTGCAGAAAGAGAAGTTCCCAGattttttcttcaatttcctGGAGCGTCGCTTTGGGCCTAGTGATGCCATGGCCTGGGCTTACACCATTTTTGAATATATCAAGCTCTTCCACTCCAATGAGGTCATGAATCAATTCTATGCAGTCTTGATGGGAAAGGTGAGCTTGGGCCTGGCCCTCCACCCTTTATGCTCAGCATAGGCCAGCTCTATCCCTGTCCCTACCCCTTTAGGAAACAGCAAGACAGTCAATGCTTCCCTCCCTACAGAGGAAAGAAAGTGTATACATCAAGCAGAAGGAGACAATAGCACAGCTGCTGAAGGAGATGACACATGCTGACAGTCAGAATGAGGGGCTACTAACCATGGAGCAGTTAAGGTGAGAGACCAGTCAGGCCACCCTAAACATGTCCTCTGGCCAGGTCCCTAGCTGTGCAGGGGGAAGGGGAGCCTGATGGGAAGGGCCAGAGCTTCAATGCATGCTGCCCTTTTGAGCACTAGTGGGGCTGGTAGAGGGATGCAGGGAGATGGGTAGGCAGGCCTCAGCCAGGCCCACTGGCCCTCTTGTCTCCCTACAGCACTGTCCTCAGGAGCACCTTCCCCTTCAAGAAGGATGAGAAAATTCAGGAACTGATGGAGGCAGGGGGCTGGCATCCCAGCAGCAGCAATGCAGACTTGGTCAACTACCGTTTATTGTTTATGGAGGTGTGTCAAGGGCCCAGGAacttgcccagccctgccctAGCCTCTGTTGGACCCTAGCCCATGTACCCTCACCCTGCCTTGTGGCCCCTTCCCAGGATGAGGAGGGCCAGAGCGTGCCCTTTCTGCAAAAGCTGTGGGAACAGTACCTGAATGAAAAGGATGAGTACTTATACGAGCTGAAGCAGGAACtgggcctggaactgtgagtgACCCTGGGGCCTTCAAGCTCACTTAGCCATAGGCAAGTCCCGCAGGCTGGGCCATGGGTGGCACCTCAAGCCCCTGGGTCTCCCTATGCACCGAGCTTGCTGCTGGACACTATATACTGCTCAAGCCTGGGAGAGGGCATCTTGGGGTCTGGAGTACAAAGAGGAGGGTCAAGGCTCGACTCTCTCTTTCCCTGGTGGGCAGCCATGATAAGGTGACTCTACCTAAATTACGTGAGGCCCTGATGACCATTGATCCCAGCCTGGACAAGCAGACCCTGAATGGCTATTTGAGCCAGGCTTTCCAGTTCCCTGTGACAGAACTGCCAGAAGAGggtgaggaaaaggaagagggcaCTGTGATACAGCTCCAGACTGCACTGGAACAGCTTCAGATGAGTGACGTTAGGCGTATGGGGCCTCGAGAGCAGGAACCTGCAACCTAAGGCTGCTCTGGGCAGCCTCAGTGCTCCCGTGCTGCCAACTTCTGACTGTTGGTATAAAGTTGTTTGTTTGCATCCATGCTATTCTCTAGGTTATGCTGAGGAATCAAGGGGAGGGGGGTTGGTCCCTGCCTAGCTGGTCCCAGGACATGTACACAAAACACAGCATATTGTTTGTGACACTTTATTGATGCTGGGGGACAGGGAGGAAACTTGGAAGTGTATGTGGGGCCAAAGGGCCCCAGGTGGGGAGAGGGCAAGTGTTGAGACCTGGCCACTACTGGGCAGGGAAGACAGAGTTGCCACTGAATGCACAAGGGATGAGCAGCTGCCGGTACTCCAGGGGCAGGTGCCGCTCCACAAGCACGTGCAGGGAGACTTGGTCAGTGACCAGACCCTGCCTGCAGCAGAGGAGAATAGAGAACGACAGAATCAGGGCCAGAACTCCCACACCCAGCACCTCCCTGCTTCCGCCCACTTACCTTCGCATCAGCAGCTCCAGGTCCTCTGGCCTCACAGTCTTGCGGCCAGCATGAGCAGCAAATACCTCCAGGTCATCACAAAGATGCTGAAAGTACTTGTCGAG
This genomic interval from Vicugna pacos chromosome 9, VicPac4, whole genome shotgun sequence contains the following:
- the TSNAXIP1 gene encoding translin-associated factor X-interacting protein 1 isoform X1, with protein sequence MASLKPQQLSFTTTSRTHLRPLGVTIDDSLLTETKSTQKRKLSQKRKTLSGSFSTGSHLSPWPTYISDQTILHNRKPCSDDYRKRAGSWQQQPLGTTKPRYLEQLENYLHKELLLLDLGTDSAQELRLQPYREIFEFFIEDFKTYKPLLSSIKNAYEVMLAHQREKIRALEPLKAKLVTVNEDCNERILAMRAEERYEISMLKKEKMNLLKLIDKKNEEKISLQSEVTKLRKNLAEEYLHYLSERDARKILIADLNELRYQREDMSLAQYPGIWGEDPVKLTVALKMARQDLTRMQMELNTMKANFGDVVPRRDFEMQEKTNKDLQEQLDSLKDDYEEVRKEHEMLLQLHMSTLRERDQFYAELQEIQRTSTPRPDWSKCEDVVAGGRDRWHVLAEGKNSDQLVDVLLEEIGEGLLREKDFFPGLGYGESIPAFLQFDGIVENKKPTKKDVVNILKDAWKERIAEEQKEKFPDFFFNFLERRFGPSDAMAWAYTIFEYIKLFHSNEVMNQFYAVLMGKRKESVYIKQKETIAQLLKEMTHADSQNEGLLTMEQLSTVLRSTFPFKKDEKIQELMEAGGWHPSSSNADLVNYRLLFMEDEEGQSVPFLQKLWEQYLNEKDEYLYELKQELGLELHDKVTLPKLREALMTIDPSLDKQTLNGYLSQAFQFPVTELPEEGEEKEEGTVIQLQTALEQLQMSDVRRMGPREQEPAT
- the TSNAXIP1 gene encoding translin-associated factor X-interacting protein 1 isoform X2; its protein translation is MASLKPQQLSFTTTSRTHLRPLGVTIDDSLLTETKSTQKRKLSQKRKTLPYREIFEFFIEDFKTYKPLLSSIKNAYEVMLAHQREKIRALEPLKAKLVTVNEDCNERILAMRAEERYEISMLKKEKMNLLKLIDKKNEEKISLQSEVTKLRKNLAEEYLHYLSERDARKILIADLNELRYQREDMSLAQYPGIWGEDPVKLTVALKMARQDLTRMQMELNTMKANFGDVVPRRDFEMQEKTNKDLQEQLDSLKDDYEEVRKEHEMLLQLHMSTLRERDQFYAELQEIQRTSTPRPDWSKCEDVVAGGRDRWHVLAEGKNSDQLVDVLLEEIGEGLLREKDFFPGLGYGESIPAFLQFDGIVENKKPTKKDVVNILKDAWKERIAEEQKEKFPDFFFNFLERRFGPSDAMAWAYTIFEYIKLFHSNEVMNQFYAVLMGKRKESVYIKQKETIAQLLKEMTHADSQNEGLLTMEQLSTVLRSTFPFKKDEKIQELMEAGGWHPSSSNADLVNYRLLFMEDEEGQSVPFLQKLWEQYLNEKDEYLYELKQELGLELHDKVTLPKLREALMTIDPSLDKQTLNGYLSQAFQFPVTELPEEGEEKEEGTVIQLQTALEQLQMSDVRRMGPREQEPAT
- the TSNAXIP1 gene encoding translin-associated factor X-interacting protein 1 isoform X4 produces the protein MASLKPQQLSFTTTSRTHLRPLGVTIDDSLLTETKSTQKRKLSQKRKTLVTKLRKNLAEEYLHYLSERDARKILIADLNELRYQREDMSLAQYPGIWGEDPVKLTVALKMARQDLTRMQMELNTMKANFGDVVPRRDFEMQEKTNKDLQEQLDSLKDDYEEVRKEHEMLLQLHMSTLRERDQFYAELQEIQRTSTPRPDWSKCEDVVAGGRDRWHVLAEGKNSDQLVDVLLEEIGEGLLREKDFFPGLGYGESIPAFLQFDGIVENKKPTKKDVVNILKDAWKERIAEEQKEKFPDFFFNFLERRFGPSDAMAWAYTIFEYIKLFHSNEVMNQFYAVLMGKRKESVYIKQKETIAQLLKEMTHADSQNEGLLTMEQLSTVLRSTFPFKKDEKIQELMEAGGWHPSSSNADLVNYRLLFMEDEEGQSVPFLQKLWEQYLNEKDEYLYELKQELGLELHDKVTLPKLREALMTIDPSLDKQTLNGYLSQAFQFPVTELPEEGEEKEEGTVIQLQTALEQLQMSDVRRMGPREQEPAT